One genomic segment of Arachis duranensis cultivar V14167 chromosome 4, aradu.V14167.gnm2.J7QH, whole genome shotgun sequence includes these proteins:
- the LOC107485024 gene encoding uncharacterized protein LOC107485024 isoform X2 encodes MEDGVTEIDQSLVPPLNRSPEDGSNREHDDEANNNGGEDAKEEEGKGGGVISNLISTLVSPLSTPRTGKSGHESEKGMFNSEEGEGAGSEEGNNGGDGGGIISNIVSNLFHNHQSEGGVAVENAKKEEKEREGEEDDEEVNKNKRAKIGDDDNGGGGSIVHDIVSHFPPSLPEGAVPTADEASILINSLVRD; translated from the exons ATGGAAGACGGTGTAACCGAAATTGATCAGAGTTTGGTTCCACCTCTGAATCGGAGTCCAGAAGATGGATCCAATAGAGAACACGATGACGAGGCTAACAACAATGGCGGTGAAGAtgctaaagaagaagaaggtaaaGGTGGCGGAGTAATTAGTAACTTGATCTCTACACTGGTGTCACCCTTGAGCACTCCAAGAACAGGAAAATCAGGACATGAAAGCGAGAAAGGGATGTTCAACTCTGAGGAAGGTGAAGGTGCTGGTTCTGAAGAAGGAAATAATGGTGGAGATGGAGGAGGAATCATAAGCAATATTGTTTCGAATTTGTTTCATAATCATCAGAGTGAAGGTGGTGTGGCGGTGGAGAATgcgaagaaggaggagaaagagagagaaggagaagaagatgacGAGGAGGTGAACAAGAATAAGCGTGCGAAGATTGGGGATGATGATAATGGCGGCGGTGGAAGCATCGTTCATGACATTGTTTCACATTTTCCTCCATCACTCCCAG AGGGTGCGGTTCCTACGGCAGACGAGGCGTCTATTTTGATTAACTCTCTGGTTCGTGACTAG
- the LOC107485024 gene encoding uncharacterized protein LOC107485024 isoform X1 gives MEDGVTEIDQSLVPPLNRSPEDGSNREHDDEANNNGGEDAKEEEGKGGGVISNLISTLVSPLSTPRTGKSGHESEKGMFNSEEGEGAGSEEGNNGGDGGGIISNIVSNLFHNHQSEGGVAVENAKKEEKEREGEEDDEEVNKNKRAKIGDDDNGGGGSIVHDIVSHFPPSLPAEGAVPTADEASILINSLVRD, from the exons ATGGAAGACGGTGTAACCGAAATTGATCAGAGTTTGGTTCCACCTCTGAATCGGAGTCCAGAAGATGGATCCAATAGAGAACACGATGACGAGGCTAACAACAATGGCGGTGAAGAtgctaaagaagaagaaggtaaaGGTGGCGGAGTAATTAGTAACTTGATCTCTACACTGGTGTCACCCTTGAGCACTCCAAGAACAGGAAAATCAGGACATGAAAGCGAGAAAGGGATGTTCAACTCTGAGGAAGGTGAAGGTGCTGGTTCTGAAGAAGGAAATAATGGTGGAGATGGAGGAGGAATCATAAGCAATATTGTTTCGAATTTGTTTCATAATCATCAGAGTGAAGGTGGTGTGGCGGTGGAGAATgcgaagaaggaggagaaagagagagaaggagaagaagatgacGAGGAGGTGAACAAGAATAAGCGTGCGAAGATTGGGGATGATGATAATGGCGGCGGTGGAAGCATCGTTCATGACATTGTTTCACATTTTCCTCCATCACTCCCAG CAGAGGGTGCGGTTCCTACGGCAGACGAGGCGTCTATTTTGATTAACTCTCTGGTTCGTGACTAG